One Setaria viridis chromosome 5, Setaria_viridis_v4.0, whole genome shotgun sequence genomic region harbors:
- the LOC117858585 gene encoding uncharacterized protein, whose product MESQRVVVVVEDAAAARAALQWAVGNFIRGGDSITLLHVCPPARSRRKRRRLRLGGFQLALAFKDLCNGIAEAKVEIVVTEGELGETVVATVNNLGATTLVVGLHDKSFLYSAPSPYTRVRSLGCRVLAVRQHATARDGFLNAELTQIETISLHIPPPKIPFPMFTFPLGVIWRRSKRRK is encoded by the exons aTGGAGAGCCAGCGCGTGGTGGTGGTCGTGGaggacgcggccgccgcccgcgccgcgctgcaGTGGGCCGTCGGCAACTTCATCCGCGGCGGCGACTCCATCACGCTGCTCCACGTCTGCCCGCCCGCGCGGTCGCGCcggaagcgccgccgcctccgcctcggcggcTTCCAGCTCGCGCTCGCCTTCAAGGACCTCTGCAACGGCATCGCCGAG GCCAAGGTGGAGATCGTGGTGACGGAGGGGGAGCTCGGGGAGACGGTGGTGGCGACGGTGAACAACCTCGGCGCCACCACGCTCGTCGTTGGCCTCCACGACAAGAGCTTCCTCTACAG CGCGCCGAGCCCGTACACGAGGGTGAGGAGCCTGGGGTGCAGGGTCCTCGCCGTCCGGCAGCACGCCACGGCGCGGGACGGCTTCTTGAACGCCGAGCTCACACAGATCGAGACCATAAGCTTGCA CATACCACCGCCGAAGATCCCGTTCCCGATGTTCACGTTTCCGCTTGGCGTGATATGGAGAAGATCGAAGCGGAGGAAGTGA
- the LOC117858577 gene encoding putative AC transposase has translation MGNSTLTDMTLLPGVEPIVAGLAAGSSSPGQEGKAKKKPMKSLYLKFFDTAPDGKSRICRLCRKSYCMTTATGNLGKHLNNRHPGYHQLPEGPSFPAQNTIQTTMVTRSRKPHVPVRARAQAQPQVQTQSQIQDQAQGQAKVHSQPKAKPTVDIDHVNWLLLRWLIGSSLPPSTLEDNMLIDSCKYLSSSVRLWTKEKVQEITLEVFRSMKEDVKASLQCISSRLSVTLDFWTSYEKILYMSVRCHWIDENWVSQKVLLDVCRIPYPCTGSKILQVLTDVLVTYNIDSRVLACTHNNSQHSIDACHELEQELKSRKLHFCYIPCAARTLKVIIEAGLENVKPILSKIREFILQTNSNQEMMEDFKHWTEVYHEGSWKLPFDHSANWSSDYNMLDVVKKAPNAMDSTIKKVEEIFGPRDWVLSTTEKSVIDALHSYLEPFFKTTTNLCNCKLPTVGLVFFFMDHVFELIKMCHNSSHQEWLKNVASNMSETADNFISEAYSIYTFTAAILDPRIKGELIPETLNSASNLEDARNHFVRDYSNTFQAVGNGHGAQDTTEEAGAFSFAEEIIRKRRRVSMTTAADELSQYLAEPPAPISTDALEWWRGHSSRYPRLSLMARDFLAIQGTSMDPEELFTSKGDNIHKQQYCLPLSSMQATMCVKSWMQSGYHFNFQSTIIDFESLVKSATAPGDIDGHN, from the exons ATGGGGAACTCGACTCTCACAGACATGACGCTCCTGCCCGGCGTCGAGCCTATAGTGGCGGGGCTGGCCGCTGGATCCTCCTCGCCGGGCCAGGAGGGCAAGGCCAAGAAGAAGCCCATGAAGTCCCTCTACCTCAAGTTCTTCGACACCGCGCCCGACGGCAAGTCCCGCATCTGCAGGCTCTGCAGGAAGAGCTACTGCATGACCACAGCCACGG GGAATTTGGGAAAGCATCTTAATAACCGCCACCCTGGTTATCACCAACTTCCTGAGGGCCCCAGCTTCCCCGCCCAGAATACCATACAGACTACCATGGTTACTAGAAGCAGGAAACCTCATGTTCCAGTGCGAGCTCGGGCCCAAGCACAGCCTCAagttcaaactcaatctcaaattCAAGATCAAGCTCAAGGTCAAGCTAAAGTTCATTCTCAACCTAAGGCGAAACCAACTGTTGATATTGACCATGTCAACTGGTTACTTCTTAGGTGGCTTATTGGCTCCTCCCTTCCACCTTCCACCCTCGAAGATAACATGCTTATCGACAGTTGCAAGTACCTGAGCTCGTCTGTCAGGCTCTGGACAAAAGAAAAGGTTCAAGAGATTACCCTTGAAGTGTTCAGAAGTATGAAGGAGGATGTCAAAGCATCTCTGCAATGTATCAGTTCCCGGCTCTCTGTTACTCTGGACTTTTGGACTTCGTATGAGAAAATCTTATACATGTCCGTCAGGTGCCATTGGATTGATGAAAATTGGGTCTCACAGAAAGTTCTACTTGATGTGTGTCGTATCCCATACCCATGCACTGGCTCCAAGATCTTGCAAGTTCTAACGGATGTCTTGGTGACATATAACATTGATTCAAGAGTCCTTGCTTGCACACACAATAACAGCCAACATTCAATAGATGCTTGTCATGAGCTCGAACAGGAGCTCAAGTCCCGTAAACTCCACTTTTGTTACATTCCTTGTGCTGCTAGAACACTGAAGGTTATTATTGAAGCAGGCCTGgaaaatgtcaaaccaattttgtCCAAGATCCGTGAGTTTATTCTTCAAACCAATTCAAATCAGGAGATGATGGAGGATTTTAAGCACTGGACTGAAGTTTATCATGAAGGCTCATGGAAACTCCCCTTTGACCATTCAGCAAATTGGAGCAGCGATTATAATATGCTTGATGTGGTAAAGAAG GCACCTAATGCAATGGATAGTACCATCAAGAAGGTTGAAGAGATCTTTGGACCAAGGGATTGGGTTCTGAGTACCACAGAAAAATCAGTGATCGATGCGTTGCACTCGTACCTTGAGCCTTTTTTCAAAACTACTACCAACCTGTGTAATTGCAAGCTACCAACTGTTGGGCTGGTCTTCTTCTTCATGGACCATGTCTTTGAGTTGATCAAAATGTGCCACAACAGCAGCCACCAAGAATGGCTCAAGAACGTTGCCAGTAACATGTCCGAGACAGCTGATAACTTTATATCTGAAGCTTACAGCATCTACACCTTCACAGCTGCGATTCTTGATCCAAGGATTAAGGGAGAGCTCATCCCAGAAACCCTGAACTCCGCGAGCAACTTAGAAGATGCAAGGAACCATTTTGTCAGGGACTACAGCAACACCTTCCAAGCTGTTGGAAATGGTCATGGTGCTCAGGACACCACGGAGGAAGCTGGCGCATTCTCCTTTGCTGAAGAGATTATCCGTAAGCGACGTCGGGTGAGCATGACCACTGCTGCTGACGAGCTCTCTCAGTATCTCGCTGAGCCCCCTGCACCAATTTCCACTGACGCCCTTGAATGGTGGAGGGGGCATTCCTCCCGCTACCCACGGCTCTCCTTGATGGCCCGAGACTTTTTGGCGATTCAGGGGACCTCAATGGATCCTGAAGAACTGTTCACAAGTAAAGGCGACAACATCCACAAGCAGCAGTACTGCCTTCCCCTTAGTAGTATGCAGGCTACAATGTGCGTAAAATCATGGATGCAAAGCGGGTATCACTTCAATTTTCAGTCAACCATCATAGATTTCGAGAGTTTGGTCAAATCTGCTACTGCTCCTGGTGATATTGATGGTCATAACTGA
- the LOC117858584 gene encoding uncharacterized protein: protein MAQAASKRGGMQQQLRPTVMYDDEPSAMSLELFGYHGGGVVDGDGAALSLQLAFDDDNFKHGGGCGGASAAGDYYGGWAGYGGSGGASSSSSSSVLSFEQAGSGGGHHHLAYGDDGCALWMDAAAGMVENPAQQHGSACRFGLVSPGSSADDDTGLHFQELGSVQPPAKATNKRARPDGEVQAAVAKKQCGGSGGRKSKAKAAPAPTKDPQSVAAKVRRERIAEKLKVLQDLVPNGTKVDLVTMLEKAITYVKFLQLQVKVLAADEFWPAQGGKAPELSQVKDALDALLSSQQFPNK, encoded by the exons ATGGCTCAGGCAGCAAGCAAGCGCGGTGgtatgcagcagcagctccgGCCAACGGTGATGTACGACGACGAGCCATCCGCCATGTCACTCGAGCTCTTCGGctaccacggcggcggcgtcgtggacggcgacggcgcggccctCTCGCTGCAGCTCGCCTTCGACGACGACAACTTCAAGCatggcggcgggtgcggcggcgcctcggccgccggcgactaCTACGGCGGCTGGGCCGGGTacggcggctcgggcggcgccagctccagctccagctcgtCGGTGCTCAGCTTCGagcaggccggcagcggcggcggacacCACCACCTCGCCTACGGCGACGACGGGTGCGCGCTGTGgatggacgccgccgccggcatggtCGAGAATCCGGCGCAGCAGCACGGATCCGCCTGCAGGTTTGGGCTCGTGAGCCCAGGCAGCTCGGCCGATGATGATACCGGCCTACACTTCCAGGAGCTCGGCTCCGTCCAGCCGCCGGCCAAGGCCACGAACAAGCGCGCACGTCCG GATGGTGAGGTGCAAGCTGCAGTGGCGAAGAAGCAgtgtggcggcagcggcggcaggaagAGCAAGGCCAAGGCTGCTCCGGCTCCTACCAAGGACCCTCAAAGCGTAGCTGCAAAG GTTCGAAGAGAGAGGATCGCCGAGAAGCTCAAAGTCCTGCAAGATCTTGTGCCCAATGGCACCAAG GTGGATTTGGTCACCATGCTAGAGAAGGCGATCACCTATGTCAAGTTCCTCCAGCTGCAAGTCAAG GTGTTGGCTGCCGATGAGTTCTGGCCTGCACAAGGAGGGAAGGCACCGGAGCTCTCTCAAGTGAAGGACGCCTTGGACGCCCTCCTGTCGTCCCAGCAGTTCCCTAACAAATGA
- the LOC117858582 gene encoding uncharacterized protein: MLLEELLRCQIHEWYPAFRRHSIPTVIIPLPAAFLRYLAGKAAYPDADADSDEEPLPFLLPAITSGRQPFAPIHAHHPDPVSLLNSELFFGSSTEDVHDPDADHPHRPEFPELEAAIDSAIAELGGAALPKLNWSAPKDATFMSADGTTRCTCFAEVAMLLRASDCVAHDLASARQSCEDFVHQEGARRNARKVSAGAEEGARPNANETDCSRGINDAPSDSREIDEEGGKTNAVDCDLKDAPEEERNGDTWVDDGFQYYLALRKWYPGLRPESEFRCFVRERKLVAVSQRDASAYYPSLPGWSSEVQPKIEDFFEEVIEPQFGSNSYTFDVYVRSDGRVKLIDFNPWGGYTLPLLFTWEELEEEGRGHELEFRVVMQQGAVRPGLMTAVPYDMLDWGEGSGWDVFLKKADEELGRQMNSPDGHS; the protein is encoded by the coding sequence ATGCTTCTCGAGGAGCTGCTCCGCTGCCAGATCCACGAGTGGTACCCAGCCTTCCGCCGCCACTCCATCCCCACCGTCATCAtcccgctccccgccgccttcctccgctACCTCGCTGGAAAAGCGGCCTatcccgacgccgacgccgactcCGATGAGGAACCGCTCCCGTTCCTCCTCCCCGCGATAACCTCCGGCCGCCAGCCCTTCGCGCCCATCCACGCGCACCACCCCGACCCGGTCTCCCTCCTCAACTCCGAGCTCTTCTTCGGCTCCAGCACCGAGGACGTCCACGACCCCGACGCGGACCACCCTCACCGGCCGGAGTTCCCGGAGCTGGAGGCGGCCATCGACTCCGCCATCGCGGAGCTAGGCGGCGCCGCGCTCCCCAAGCTCAACTGGAGCGCGCCCAAGGACGCCACCTTCATGTCCGCGGACGGCACGACCCGGTGCACGTGCTTCGCCGAGGTTGCCATGCTGCTCCGCGCCTCCGACTGTGTAGCCCACGACCTTGCCTCCGCGCGCCAATCGTGCGAGGATTTTGTGCACCAGGAGGGTGCTCGACGGAATGCCCGGAAGGTTAGTGCTGGTGCCGAGGAAGGTGCTCGGCCAAATGCCAATGAAACTGATTGTAGCAGAGGCATCAATGATGCTCCGAGTGATTCAAGGGAGATAGACGAGGAGGGAGGCAAGACAAATGCTGTGGACTGTGATTTGAAAGATGCACCGGAAGAAGAACGAAACGGGGATACTTGGGTGGATGATGGCTTCCAATACTATCTTGCCCTCCGCAAGTGGTACCCAGGCCTCCGCCCAGAGTCAGAGTTCAGATGCTTCGTACGGGAGCGGAAGCTGGTTGCTGTGTCCCAGAGAGATGCATCAGCTTACTACCCATCATTGCCTGGATGGAGTTCTGAGGTACAACCAAAGATTGAGGATTTTTTTGAGGAAGTAATTGAGCCACAGTTTGGCTCAAACAGCTATACATTTGATGTGTATGTGAGAAGTGATGGGCGGGTCAAGTTGATAGATTTCAATCCATGGGGTGGTTATACCTTGCCGCTGCTGTTTACTTGGGAGGAGCttgaggaggaaggaagagggcATGAGCTGGAGTTTAGAGTGGTCATGCAGCAGGGTGCAGTCAGGCCAGGATTGATGACAGCAGTGCCATATGATATGCTGGATTGGGGGGAGGGAAGTGGCTGGGATGTTTTTCTGAAGAAGGCTGATGAAGAGCTCGGCAGACAGATGAACTCACCAGATGGTCATTCATAA
- the LOC117858757 gene encoding protein MOTHER of FT and TFL1 homolog 2 has translation MARFVEPLVVGRVIGEVVDLFVPSISMTVAYGPKDISNGRLLKPSATAAPPLVRISGRRNDLYTLIMTDPDAPSPSDPTMREYLHWIVTNIPGGTDATKGEEVVEYMGPRPPVGIHRYVLVLFEQKTRVNAEAPGERANFNTRAFAAAHELGLPTAVVYFNAQKEPANRRR, from the exons ATGGCCAGGTTCGTGGAACCGCTGGTGGTGGGGCGGGTGATCGGCGAGGTGGTGGACCTGTTCGTGCCCTCCATCTCCATGACCGTCGCGTACGGCCCCAAGGACATCAGCAACGGCCGCCTCCTCAAGCCCtctgccaccgccgcgccgccgctcgtccgCATCTCCGGCCGCCGCAACGACCTCTACACGCTG ATCATGACGGACCCGGATGCGCCGAGCCCCAGCGACCCCACCATGAGGGAGTACCTCCACTG GATAGTGACCAACATACCAGGGGGaacagatgcaacaaaag gggaggaggtggtggagtacATGGGCCCGCGGCCGCCGGTGGGGATCCACCGCTACGTGCTGGTGCTGTTCGAGCAGAAGACGCGCGTGAACGCCGAGGCGCCCGGGGAGCGCGCCAACTTCAACACCCGCGCGTTCGCGGCGGCGCACGAGCTCGGCCTCCCCACCGCCGTCGTCTACTTCAACGCCCAGAAGGAgcccgccaaccgccgccgctag